In Capra hircus breed San Clemente unplaced genomic scaffold, ASM170441v1, whole genome shotgun sequence, the sequence gtgaaaaaatgaaactagaacactttctaacaccgtacacgaaaaataaactcaaaatggattaaagatctaaacgtaagaccacaaactataaaactcctagaggagaacctaggcaaaacactctccgacataaatcacaacagaatcctctatgacccaccgcccagaatattagaaataaaagcaaaaataaacaaatgggacttaattaaaatcaaaagcttctgcacgaCAAAGGAGACTATATGCAAGCTGAaatgacagccttcagaatgggagaaaataatagcgaatgaagcaaatgacaaagaattaatctcaaaaatatacacacaacacctgaagctcaattccagaaaaataaatgacccaatcaaaaaatgcgccaaataactaaacagacatttctccaaggaaggcaTACAGGTGGCTAAGAAacttatgaaaagatgctcaacatcactcattatcagagaaatgcaaatcaaaaccacaatgaggtaccatttcacattaGTCAGGATGGCCTGCTATCCAAAGTCTAcatgcaataaatgctggagagggtgtggagaaaagggaaccacactgttgatgggaatgcaaactagtgcaaccactattggagaacagtgtgcagattccttaaaaaactggaaatagaactgccataagacccagcaatcccattgctgggcatacacactgaggaaaccagaattgaaagagacacgtgtaccccaatgttcaccacagcactgtttatagtagccagcacatggaagcaacctagacgtccattaGCAGACGAAtgaacaagaaagctgtggtacatatacacaatggaatattcctcagccattaaaaagaatacctttgaatcacttctaatgaggtggatgaaactgtagcctattacacagagtgaagtaagccagaaagaaaaacaccaatacagtataatcacacatacatatggaatttagaaagatggtaatgatacccagtatgtgagacagcaaaagagacacagatgtatagtgcagtcttttggactctgtgggagagggcgggggtggaatgatttgggagaatggcattgtttaaacatgtatattatcatatgtgagacgtatcaccagtccaggttcgatgcatgatacaggatgctcggggctggtgcactgggatgacccagaaggatgggatgaaggtgggggaggtgggagggggggttcatgatggggaacacatgtaaacccgtggtggattcatgtcaatgtatggcaaaacctatacaatattgtaacgtaatagactccaattaaaataaatttatattttaagtcttaaatataaattttaaataaatttatattttatattccaacCTAGGAATAGCAGGAAATGCTTTTAACATGTTAAAAAAAGTCtctgtaataaataaaataagacaaaacctAGAAAAGCTCCTCCTAATAGTTACCACAACATATTAATAATGTAAtgattgttgctcagttgtgccttcctctttgctaccccatgggctgtggcccgccaggctcctctgtccatggaattctccaggcaagaatactggagtgggtagccattcccttctctatgggACCTTCCTGACAAGGGGTCAAGCCTGGAgagttctgcattgcaggcagatggttcacaatctgagctaccaggaagccccaTAACACATTACTAACCACGTAAATTTCAGGATACCCATGTATGAGATAGCCTCTATGTCAATCTAGTACTAGAGGCCAAAATCAATGAAATCacttgagttcagtcgctcagttgtgtctgactctttgtgaacccatggactgcagcacgccaggcttccctgtccatcaccaactcccagagcttgctcaaactcatgtccatcgagtaggtgatgccatctgacactctcatcctctgtcatccccttttcctcccaccttcaatctttcccagcatcagggtcttttcaaatgagttagtacttcacatcaggtggccaaagtattggagtttcagcttcagcaccagtccttccaatgaatattcaggactgatttcctttaggatggactggttggatctccctgcaatccaagggactctcaagagtcttctccaacacacaattcaaaagcatctattctttggcgctcagctttctttatagtccaactctcacatccatacatgactagtgggaaaaccatagctttgaccagacagatccttgttggcaaagtaatgtctctgctttttaaaatactatctagtttggtcgtagcttttcttccaaggagcaagcatcttttaatttcatggctacagacaacatctgcagtgattttggagcccccaaaataacgtctctcactatttccattgtttccccatctattttgaaCAATTAGTGAAATAATACCCCTAAAAGTAGGAGGCGTATGAAAAAGGAATCACATGGTGCTGGAAAACTATGTGGAGGATAACACAAGTATTGGacttacatatttaatatttatccaAAGCATATCAAAGATAAAATTCACTAACAAATAATTATTAGCCATAAAATACAAAGCAATGGCAATATCAAcatgaaaaagacaagaaatccagtagaatgagaaatatttttaaccaaaacaaaaacactaaaaaattgAAACTTTAAATATCTGAAACATTCGTAATCATAGAAGTGAAAGGAGATTACACtagccacaattttttttttcaagtgaaacaAATGTccttcttcaaaaaaattatttattttaattggagactaattacttaacaatattgtgggttttgccatacatcgacatgaatcagccacaggtgtacatgtgttcccccggtgccaaacccccctcccacttccctccctatcccatccctctgggttacattgaaacatgtatattagcatatgtgaaatagatgaccagtccaagttcattGCATGAAATAGGGCACTCAAAACTAGTGcactcagtttatttttttaaattgaaagtcCTGTAATACTAagggtgggcttctctggtggctcgatggtaaagaatccacatgcaatgcaggagatccaggttcagtctttgggttgggaagatgccctggagaagggaatggcaacccaatccagtattattacctggaaaaatcccacggacagaggagcctggcaggctacagtccatggggtcacaaagaatcagacgtgactgagcatacacacaataCTAAGTGTGTTAGTTATCATCTgctgtgtaaaaaaaaattacctcaaaGCTTCTTGGCTTGCAGCAACAGAATCTATTATCTCCGAGTTTCTATGGGTCAAGAATCTACGTGCACCTTAGCTAGTCCTCTGGTGCTGGTTGTCTTATATGGCTACCTCATCTCAAGTCTCAGTTGGGAAGGATCTGCATCCCTAGTTGGTTCCTGGTAGCATGCAGTTCCTTGTGGTTTCTCACACTGGAAGTTCAGGTACTCAGGACATGTTCCTTGATGTGTAGACCTCTGGGATGACCATCTCACAACATGATTTTATTAGAATGAGAAGACAAAAAGTCAAGAGACACTGACAGCAGCCAAAGTTCTAGCACGAGGAAACTTAACCATGCTAATAACATTCTATGgttttttttctggattccagTGATTCAGCTCAGTAGAGGCAGGTCAATAGGTATAGCCCACACACAAGGGAAGTGGATTACCCAAGATGTTAGCATCAGGAGACTAGGATAATTGAGAGTCATATTAGAAGTTGCTTCCACACTGAGTATTGAGAAGTATGTAGGAAAATAAGTAATACAGCATTCTATTGGGTAGATAGATTTGGTACCATCATTTTGGAGAGCAACCTGacaatatttaggaaaaaaaatattgcttgtAGTCTGAATGTTTGTAACCCTCCAAAATTCATAACTTGACACTCTAACTCTCTACCTGTGATGGCATTTGGAGGTAGGGCTCTGTGGAGGTAATCAGAGTTGGATTATGTCATGAGGATGGGGGTCTTATGGTGGGCTTAATGCcttagaaaaagaggaagagacaggggaTAGTCCTCTCTCTCTTTGTGTACCCACTGAGCAAGGCCTGTGATGACATCAGCAGGAAGAAGGTCCTAATAAAAACCCAGCTATGCCGCCATCCTACTCTtggccttccagcctccagaactgtgtgaagtaaatatttgttgtttaagccaccagtcTATGGTGTTCTTTTGTAGCGGCTTGAACAGACTAAGGATATCCATGACATAGAAATTCTGTTCCTGAGTATATATTCCAGAAAATATATGCAGAAATCCATAAAGGGACATCAATGAGAATGTTTCTTATAACGTTGCTTGTGGCAGACGAGTGAAAGTAAACATAAGAGTCCCTCAAGAGAGGAAAGAATGAACAAGGGATACATGGGATATTCATTCTAATGGAACATGATGCAGTATTAGAAACAATGAACTAGGAAAACAGAGAACTGCATAAGTTGAGCTTCAAAGTATAAGGTAAGAAACAGAACAAGAACTATGGCACAATGCCACCAcattcaaacacacacatatttaacaGGGCTATATATTTCACAGGAGTACAAGCATACGTGAGGGTGTAATTCAGACACAATAGAGCAGATGCCTAATGGTGGGAAGGAAATGGGTGGCGTACTCCaggatgaaagaaaaacagaaaaaaaaaatataagagaaagaACCTTGTAAAACTCAATGATGATAATATGGCTAGAGTCCAAGAatagaataaaagtaaaaataaaagcaaccttCATGACTGGGCAGTTAATTCTAATCCCTGTCTTTAAGTAACAGAGCTGGCAAAAATAATTTAATCAAAATTAGCAGGCTTTAATGCCAGTTGCTCTAGGTAGGGAGATGTTTATTCATGAGAAATGTCTTTTTGTTAGTTTGCAAGGCTCATAGCTGAACAATATTTGAGTTCAACTATATAGCTTTTGGAGGGATTTTGTGTAAAATATCCAAAACTCTAATAATTAAGGGTGGGAGATATCAGAACAAACCACTCAGTGGGACAGAGCCTTAGAGACTAGCTCGGAGGAAAAGACTCTTTCTCTAGCATATGTACCACCACAATTTAACATGGGGATATGAGGCGGGATGGCAGTTCTGCTTAGGAAGACTGTTGGGGGTGTTAAAGAAAGCCGCTTCTCTATTAACTGAGTCATCTTTGCTTCATTATCATCCCCTCCATTCCAACCCCTTGAGGTGTCAGGAATGATTTGCTGAAATGTCTAAGCTACATCTTGGTCTCCCCTGCAACCTGTCCTACACACAAAGACGTCATAATTTGTGCTTTGTGATGTCCAAGCCCCTCCATAGCCACCATTGGCTAGGGGAGTGCCTTGCTGACCAATCAAAACTGAAGGGTGTGGCCCCTTCATTGTTGCGGGGAGCCATACATATAGCGTGGTCAGTAGGCCTGGGGGAGACCACTGGGAGGCTTCAATATGGCCAAGGCGTCCAGAAAACCATCAGAGCCTAATACAGAGACAGACCAACCAACCTCAAGTTCCAAACAGGGGAAGATGAAGAAGGTTCCTGGTCAACCCAAATCCGAAAATGGTGGCAAAGTAAGATGACCCTACTCaagctactctttttttttcactgattcCCTCTCCCTCAAGAATCTTACCTTTGCCCTGCCTGGCTCataccccacccccactgcaccTCAGCCCTGACTCCTTCTCATGAAATCTCCCATTCTGTCAATATCACATTTTCTACCCCCCTAAACCACTGTCTTTTTGGCCTCACTCTGTTGTCCTGTTGTCCTTTCAGGCACTGAAGAAAgccacaaaagttaaaaaaaaccttcaaagGACTTTGAGCAAAAAGGTCTCTGAAAAACCTACCAACTCTATAAGAAAGTCGAAAAAAACTAGACAATCAACAAGATTTGGCCATTATCACCGGTTGAATGAGACACTGCGTCAGAATGATCCAGAGCAGAACCAAGAGGAAGTGCAGAAGCCCATCAGTGGAAGAAAAGACCTGGGCAGCCAGGTTACTTCAGAGTGAGACCGGGCACCTCAGAAATATCCATGAAGTCTGAGAAATTGCCAAGTGTGTACACATTGAATTTTACAGCAACAGGGTACACTGATGGTAattcaataaaaatcaatttgtgAAAAGTTGCGTGTGTTTCTCCGAGTTctcttgtggtggtggtggtggtggggggggggggtagtgaggaggagcagggaaggaagggaagagatgACTGTGTGAGGAGGGAGGGACAAGGGTCCTGCAGAGTTGGGGGCCAGACTGGCAGAATCACAGTTAACCAGACAGTGGGGGGAAGAAAGGCCTCaggactgagtgctgaagacaaATTTCTTTAACACTTCAACCCACAAGCAAGACCTAAAAGGGCTCAGTGTTTTTGTATCTAGTAGGTGGCTGAAGGAGGGGCACGACAAAGTGTAGATAACCAGAATGTATGTGGTTTGAAGTGTGTGTTTTGCCGCAGTCACTCAGGCACAtgcaactgtttgtgaccccctggactatcgcccaccaggctcccctgtccacgggatttcccagcaggaatactggagtgggttgtcatttccttctccaggaaatgtaGATGGCAGTATCATTCCAAGAAATAGACAAATCTCTTCTAGGCCACCCGCTTCCTAGAAATGTAGGTGACGTTACACCCTATGACGTCAGCAACTACAGGTCCTCCAAAAGGCCAAAAGATCTCACTCTACTAAAAATTACTGATAGGTccttaagggcaggaggagaagggtacgacagaggatgagatggctggatggcatcactgactcgatggacgtgagtctgagtgaactctgggagttggtgatggacagggaggcctggtgtgctgcgatgcatggggtcacaaagagtcggacacgactgagcgaatgaactgaactgacacctaaAGCAagaagaatagaaagaaatgaagaaccccaggattagtagaaggtaagacatcttaaaaattatgtcataaataaatgcaaaggaaagagttcatagcaaaattcaacaaagccaaaagctggttctttgagaagatcaataaaactgaaaaacctttagccagactcatcaagaaacaaagtaagaagtatcaaataaataaaattagaaatgaaaatggagagatcacaacagacaacacagaaaaacaaagggtcataagagactattattagCAAATGTAAGccaagaaaatggaaaagttggaagaaaaggacaaagtctttgaaaagtacaactttccaaaactgaaccaggaagaagtagaaaatcttaacagacacatcacaagcacggaaattgaaactttaatcagaaatcttccagcaaacaaaagcccaggaccagatagcttcacagcagaattctaccaaaaatttagggaagaggtaacacctatcctactccaattcttccagaaaattgcagaggaaggtcaacttccaaacacattctatgaTGCCACCATCTtcataataccaaaacctgacaaagatgccacaaaaaaggaaactacaggccaataccacTGAAGAACATAGgttcaaaaatccttaacaacattctagcaaacagaatccacaaacatatttaaaagattatatatcatgaccaagtgtgGTTTATCCAggtgatgcaaggattcttcaatatctgcaaatcaatcaccacattaacaaattgaaaaaaaaatcatatgattatctcaatagatggagagaaagcctttgacaaaattcaacatccatttatgaaaaaaaaaaaccctccagaaagcaggaatagaaggaacatatcgcaacataataaaagctatatatgacaaacccacagcaagcagtgtcctcaatggagaaaaattgaaagcttttcctctaaagtcaggaacaagacaagggtgcccactctcaccactcctgttcaacatagttttcgAAGTTTTGGCTCAggcaatcagagtagaaaaagaaatgaaaggaatcccaattggaaaataagaaataaaactcaccctgtttgcagatgacatgatcctctacatagaaaaccctaaagactccaccagaaaattatcaGAGATTATTAATGAATAtactaaagttgcaggatataaaatcaacacaaagaaatcccttgctttcctatacactaagaaagagaaaatagaaagagaaattaaggaaacaattccattcaccactacaacaaaaagaataaaacactcaggaatatatctacctaaacaaacaaaagacctatatatagaaaactataaaacactggtgaaagaaatccaagagaacactaatagatggagaaatacaccatgttcatgcattggaagaatcaatatagtgaaaatgagtatactacccaaagcaatctatagattcaatgcaatccctataaagTTTCCAatggcccattttttcattggctcgtttatttttctggaattgagctgcagaagttgcttgtatatttttgagattagttgtttgtcagttgcttcatttgctattattttctcccattcagaaggctgtcttttcaccttgcttatattttcctttgttgtgcagaagcttttaattttaattagatcccatttgtttatttttgcttttatttccagaattctgggaggtggatcatagaggatcctgctgtgattttatgtctgagagtgttttgcctatgttctcctctaggagttttatagtttctggtcttacatttagatctttaatccattttgagtttatttttgtgtggggtgttagaaagtgatctagtttcattcttttacaagtggttgaccagttttcccagcaccacttgttaaagagattgtctttactccattgtatattcttgcctcctttgtcaaagataaggtgtccatatgtgtgtggatttatctctgggctttctattttgttccattgatctatatgtctgtctttgtgccagtaccatactgttttgatgactgtggctttgtagtagagcctgaagtcaggcaagttgattcctccagttccattcttatttctcaagatcgctttggcaatttgaggttttttgtatttccatacaaatcttgaaattatttgttctatttctgtgaaaaatatggctggtagcttgatagggattgcattgaatttgtaaattgctttgggtagtatactcattttcactatattgattcttccgatccatgaacatggtatatttctccatctattagtgtcctctttgatttctttcaccagtgttttatagttttctatatataggtcattagtttctttaggtagatacattcctaagtattttattcttttcgttgcaatggtgaatggaattgtttccttaatttctctttctactttctcattattcgtgtataggaatgcaagggatttctgtgtattgattttatatcctgcaactttactatattcattgattggttctaataattttctggtggagtctttagggttttttatgtagaggatcaggtcatctgcaaacagtgaaagttttacttcttcttttccaatgaggtaccacttcacaccagtcagaatggctgcgatccaaaaatctgcaagcaataaatgctggagagggtgtggagaaaagggaaccctcctacactgttggtgggaatgcaaactagtacagccactatggagaacagtgtggagattccttaaaaaattgcaaatagaactaccgtatgacccagcaatcccacttctgggcatacacactgaggaaaccagaattgaaagagacacatgtaccccaatgttcatcacagcactgcttataatagccaggacatggaaacaacctagatgtccatcagcagatgaatggataagaaagctgtggtacatatacacaatggagtattactcagccattaaaaagaattcatttgaatcagttctgatgagatggatgaaactggagccaattatacagagtgaagtaagccagaaagaaaaacaccaatacagtatactaacacatatatatggaatttaggaagaaggcaatgacgaccctgtatgcaagacaggaaaaaagacacagatgtgtataatggactttggactcagagagagagggagagggtgggatgatttgggagaatggcattctaacatgtatactatcatgtaagaattgaatcgccagtccatgtttgatgcaggatacagcatgcttggggctggtgcatggggatgacccagagagatgttatggggagggaggtgggagggcgtttcatgtttgggaacgcatgtaagaattaaagattttaaaattaaaaaaataaaaaaactaaaaaaaaataaagtttccaatggtatttttcacagaactagaagaactaatttcacaatttttgtggaaatattaaaaaaaaaaaatctcgaatagccaaagcaatcttgagaaagaagaatgagactggaggaatcaacctgcctgacttcaggctctactacaaagcccaagtcatcaagacagtatggtactggcacaaagacagaaatacagatcaacagaacaaaatagaaagaccagaaataaatccacacacctatggatgccttatcttgacaaaggaggcaagaatatacaatggagaacagACAATGTCTttaacaggtggtgctgggaaaactggtcaaccacttgtgaaaaaatgaaactagaacactttctaacactgtacacgaaaataaactcaaaatggattaaagatctaaatgtaagaccacaaactataaaactcctagaggagaacctaggcaaaacactctccaacataaatcacaacagaatcctctatgacccacctcccagaatattagaaataaaagcaaaaataaacaaatgggacttaattaaaatcaaaagcttctgcacgaCAAAGGAGACTATATGCAAGCTGAaatgacagccttcagaatgggagaaaataatagcgaatgaagcaaatgacaaagaattaatctcaaaaatatacacacaacacctgaagctcaattccagaaaaataaatgacccaatcaaaaaatgcgccaaataactaaacagacatttctccaaagaaggcatacaggtGGCTAAGAAacttatgaaaagatgctcaacatcactcattatcagagaaatgcaaatcaaaaccacaatgaggtaccatttcacattagtcaggatggctgctatccaaagtctacatgcaataaatgctggagagggtgtggagaaaagggaaccacactgttgatgggaatgcaaactagtgcaaccactatggagaacagtgtgcagattccttaaaaaactggaaatagaactgccataagacccagcaatcccattgctgggcatacacactgaggaaaccagaattgaaagagacacgtgtaccccaatgttcaccacagcactgtttatagtagccagcacatggaagcaacctagacgtccattaGCAGACGAAtgaacaagaaagctgtggtacatatacacaatggaatattcctcagccattaaaaagaatacctttgaatcacttctaatgaggtggatgaaactgtagcctattacacagagtgaagtaagccagaaagaaaaacaccaatacagtataatcacacatacatatggaatttagaaagatggtaatgatacccagtatgtgagacagcaaaagagacacagatgtatagtgcagtcttttggactctgtgggagagggcggggggtggaatgatttgggagaatggcattgtttaaacatgtatattatcatatgtgagacgtatcaccagtccaggttcgatgcatgatacaggatgctcggggctggtgcactgggatgacccagagggataggatgaaggtgggggaggtggggggggttcgtgatggggagcacatgtaaacccatggtggattcatgttaatgtatggcaaaacctatacaatattgtaacgtaatagactccaattaaaataaatttatattttaagttttatttttttattagtttttaaattttaaaatctttaattcttacatgcgttcccaaacatgaactcccctcccacctccctccccataacatctctctgggtcatccccatgcaccagcaacaagcatgctgtatcctgcgtcagacatagactggcgattcaattcttacatgatagtatacatgttagaatgccattctcccaaatcatcccaccctctccctctccctctgagtccaaaagtccgttatacacatctgtgtcttttttcctgtcttgcatacagggtcgtcattgccatctttctaaattccatatatatgtgttagtatactgtattggtgtttttctttctggcttacttcactctgtataatcggctccagtttcatccatctcatcagaactgattcaaatgaattctttttaatggctgagtaatactccattgtgtatatgtaccacagctttcttatccattcatctgctgatggacatctaggttgtttccatgtcttggctattataaagagtgccgcgatgaacattggggtacatgtgtctctttcaattctggtttcctcggtgtgtatattttatattccaaCCTAGGAATAGCAGGAAATGCTTTTAACATGTTAAAAGAGTCTCTGtaacaaataaaataagacaaaacctAGAAAAGCTCCTCCTAATAGTTACCACAACATATTAATAATGTAAtgattgttgctcagttgtgccttcctctttgctaccccatgggctgtggcccgccaggctcctctgtccatggaattctccaggcaagaatactggagtgggtagccattcccttctctatgggACCTTCCTGACAAGGGGTCAAGCCTGGAgagttctgcattgcaggcagatggttcacaatctgagctaccaggaagccccaTAACACATTACTAACCACGTAAATTTCAGGATACCCATGTATGAGATAGCCTCTATGTCAATCTAGTACTAGAGGCCAAAATCAATGAAATCacttgagttcagtcgctcagttgtgtctgactctttgtgaacccatggactgcagcacgccaggcttccctgtccatcaccaactcccagagcttgctcaaactcgtgtccatcgagtaggtgatgccatctgacactctcatcctctgtcatccccttttcctcccaccttcaatctttcccagcatcagggtcttttcaaatgagtcagtacttcacatcaggtggccaaagtattggagtttcagcttcagcatcagtccttccaatgaatattcaggactgatttcctttaggatggactggttggatctccctgcaatccaagggactctcaagagtcttctccaacacacaattcaaaagcatctattctttggcgctcagctttctttatagtccaactctcacatccatacatgactagtgggaaaaccatagctttgaccagacagatccttgttggcaaagtaatgt encodes:
- the LOC108635375 gene encoding uncharacterized protein LOC108635375 is translated as MAKASRKPSEPNTETDQPTSSSKQGKMKKVPGQPKSENGGKALKKATKVKKNLQRTLSKKVSEKPTNSIRKSKKTRQSTRFGHYHRLNETLRQNDPEQNQEEVQKPISGRKDLGSQVTSE